One segment of Macrotis lagotis isolate mMagLag1 chromosome 1, bilby.v1.9.chrom.fasta, whole genome shotgun sequence DNA contains the following:
- the LOC141488755 gene encoding LOW QUALITY PROTEIN: PHD finger protein 11A-like (The sequence of the model RefSeq protein was modified relative to this genomic sequence to represent the inferred CDS: deleted 1 base in 1 codon) codes for MGEAAGIFQENMVKITCDLCPNNDERGILYVSQNLELIAHQNCLLYSSGLVESESDHPCLEDQDRHFDVELVKEEINRGKRLKCSFCFKKGATVGCDLKKCSKNYHFFCARQDQATIETDEHGGTYKVFCQKHFPGKSNCVLPTKVDLLKKMKNTGLIENSFEALLEDLDQIHFKLKDNTTSEKELQEIATLLFDCDIFKKITEENIFRHFDIKA; via the exons ATGGGCGAGGCCGCGGGTATCTTCCAGGAAAACATGGTGAAAATAACTTGTGATTTGTGTCCTAATAATGATGAACGTGGCATACTATATGTCTCACAAAATCTGGAATTAATAGCACACCAAAATTGTTTGTTATATTCTTCAGGACTTGTGGAATCTGAGAGTGATCATCCTTGCTTAGAAGATCAGGATAGACATTTTGATGTGGAGCTagtgaaagaggagatcaatCGAGGAAAGAGACTGAAATGttcattttgctttaaaaaaggaGCTACTGTGGGATgtgac ttaaaaaaatgttccaagaACTACCATTTCTTCTGTGCCAGACAAGACCAAGCTACAATAGAAACTGATGAACATGGTGGAACTTACAAAGTGTTCTGCCAAAAACATTTCCCTGGAAAAAGCAACTGTGTTCTCCCAACAAAAGTTGACCTGctgaagaagatgaaaaatactGGGCtcattgaaaattcatttgaagctcTATTAGAAGATCTTGATCAGATTCATTTCAAGCTTAAGGACAATAccacctcagaaaaagaattacaagaaATTGCAACCTTACTCTTTGACTgtgacatatttaaaaaaatcactgaggAAAATATCTTCAGACACTTTGATATCAAAGCTTGA